Within Pirellulales bacterium, the genomic segment CTATCGTATTTCCCCGGTAATGAAGTGCTGAAAATTGCGATTGAGGAGTTGGAGATCGAAATTGAGCGGCTACCATCAAATCTTGACGGCTTTTCGATCGTACAGCTTTCCGACTGGCATTTCACGGGGAAAATCGGCCTGGAGTATTTTCGCGAGGTCGTTCGCGAAGCCAACTCGCTCCATGCCGATTTGGTCGCTCTATGCGGCGACTTGATCGAAAACGCCGAGCGACTTGATTGGATCGCGGAAACCTTCCAACAACTACGCGCCCGCTATGGTACGTATTTTGTTCTTGGCAATCACGACATCATCAATGGCGACGTACCCAAGCTGCGGCAAATGTTGGCCGACGCAGGCTTGGTTAATCTGGGCGGGAGTTGGCGGCGAATTGATGTAGACGGCGTGGAGATTATTCTCGCTGGCAATGAACTGCCGTGGATTACTCCGGCCGCCGAGATGAGCGATTGTTCGCCACGATCCTTGGAACTCAATCAATTCCGCATCTTGTTGTCTCATTCGCCCGATCAATTCGGTTGGGCGCGGCACTGGGATTTCGATTTGATGCTTGCTGGTCATACGCACGGTGGACAGATTCGATTGCCGCTCGTCGGACCGATTGCTTCGCCAAGCTTGCACGGCGTGAAATATGCCAGCGGTACGTTCTACACCGCACCAACGCTGATGCATGTCAGCCGAGGCATTTCGGCCAAAGAACCAATACGCCTGAATTGCCCGCCCGAACTAGCGCACTTGGTGCTAC encodes:
- a CDS encoding metallophosphoesterase, which encodes MSVVLLSLAVATAMLGHAALWIGLINRFHAIGASRVIVKVASVIGYGILCFTPFVYFVEWWATGGATQAWAWSRIPGAAWGYFVLCWILAVAVAVVWIRRQWIAMPPRQVLSRQTIVVDVAEQLSRKPLFGWQAKLLSYFPGNEVLKIAIEELEIEIERLPSNLDGFSIVQLSDWHFTGKIGLEYFREVVREANSLHADLVALCGDLIENAERLDWIAETFQQLRARYGTYFVLGNHDIINGDVPKLRQMLADAGLVNLGGSWRRIDVDGVEIILAGNELPWITPAAEMSDCSPRSLELNQFRILLSHSPDQFGWARHWDFDLMLAGHTHGGQIRLPLVGPIASPSLHGVKYASGTFYTAPTLMHVSRGISAKEPIRLNCPPELAHLVLRCPSRGQVG